GACTGTAATCGGTCTTATATTTGGCTGCTACGCTGTCTGCAATTTGATTGGTTCACTGGTATTTGGGAAATATGTAAGtatatgtaattatttttaatctgtTAATGTGCTGTGAAATGTGATTTGTTGCGTGGATGTAACTGaccctcattctctctcatcAGATTGTCCAAATTGGTGCGAAGTTCATGCTTGTTACAGGGCTTTTTGTGTCTTCAGGCTGCACCATTTTGTTTGGGTGGGTGTTGATCCTTTGTGTagtgtgaataatgataatGGCCATAGAAACATATAACATACAGTAATTAGTGTAATATAGTAAGTTTTAGAACGTTTTTGAAAGCAGAGTATCTTGCATAACACTGAATTAAGAGTTACAGCAGACATTTGCACTGAAAGATCTGACAATGCTCACTTATCAGCATTTGTAATGTTGTACAGCAATATTCTGTACttaaaaaagaccaaaatcaacaacgatatataagtatatatactgtattattcCTTAGTGCCTGAGGCCTCTGTCCAAAAAGCATTAACAGGACATTTGTGAGCCACATTAGGGTTGAGctatatggacaaaatcaagtattattatatttttgaccaaatacctcaatatcaatattgcaacaatattgtagagatgactattggagctttcacaaaatattcacacagTGAGATATTtgtaatcatcagtaatgagGATATAATAGTCAAGTGGGTAAAGGCAAGTAaaagaacagctagaacagtctggtaagctcaaaaaatgaatgactttactgcagcctttaaaaccagaaaAGACACTTATGCCATATCATGATACTACAAAATCCAAAATTTAGGGCAATATTGAtctgatatcgatatattgcccagcatcattccacacacacagtcctgctgCCATAAATCCGCAACTAAAAAGAGGCCCCAAAAGAATCCCATTTTACTCGTGTTTGGgtgaaatagttttaaaaatattgtgcCCAGATATTTTAGGTTATTACagaacctttaaaaaaagaggtaattatgtgtgactcatttttaaagatttatgtctCAAGTTGGAACAAATGGGCTTATAGCTGGGAGTCACACAGGTCTATTGAGAGAGGAACCAATGGATTGCTAGTAGAAAGATATAGAATAACACCACCTTCCTGTAAGAAAATCATGAAAAAGTCCTTTATGTAATTTGCCAAATTGTTACAAATTGAAAGAATCTACCAGTATTTGCAGTATAAATGGTTCTTTATTCAATTTGTAGTTTTTTCTCCACTTCATCTGAATGTAGATAAATACAGATTTGTGATTTCATCTGgtgtaaaaatgtttattcttAGTTATTGCATTTCATCACCTTATATTTCACACTGCTCCACACTGCTAACAGCCTGTATCATCTCAGTCTTTCTATGTTTATTCCTGTTCGGCACTGAATGAAtgctttcattcttttcttgCAGGTTACTCGATCGAGTTCCTGCAGGATCTGCCTTCATTTCTTTGTGCTTTGTAATAAGGTCTATCGATGCTCTGGGCTTTGCTGCTGCGATGACCTCTTCTTTTTCGATGACAGCAAAAATATTCCCAAACAATGTGGCAACTGTTTTGGTGAGTGTAGACAACCCTTGTGTGACTGGCATGTTGTTTAGACTTCAGCATCacgagcaaaaagaaaaaagcattatAGTTTGAGTTGTTTTGTATGTCGTATTTTCCCCCATTGCCATGGAAAATAATACTTAAATACAGTGTGGTGTAATAAAGCTGATTAGCAACTCATGCTCATATGCATTGTGTTTTGtaaatgcatattttaatgtgcttaatttctctctctttaggGTAGTTTGGAGATTTTCACAGGGCTTGGTCTTATCATGGGACCACCGGTTGGAGGATGGTTCTACCAGTCATTTGGATATGAAGTCCCTTTTATGCTTCTtggatgtttcctgttgtttATGGTTCCTTTCAACATTTACGTCTTGCCATCCATCGGTAACAGTTTGAACATTTCACAAGTTATTTgatcaagtatttatttttctcttagATTTTAACTGTGAGCTGTATTTTGGACCTCTCTCTACACAGAGGCAGACCCCTCAAAGGACTCATTCTTTTGGCTTCTCACTCGTGTGAAAATAGTGCTGATCTGCTATGTGATATTCACCTTGAGTGCAGGTCTGGGTTTCTTAGATGCCACGTTGTCCCTGTACGCTATTGAGACGGTAATATCTTCTGTtctgaaaaaagtcaaattactTTAGTTagaatgttttttaatgcaCAGTGTGAATGATGaagaaatacagttttttttctctttcttctctctctaacTAGTTTGGTCTCTCAACTGGCTACGTCGGACTCATCATGCTTGGTTTATCGTTACCTTATTGCCTAGCTTCACCACTAATAGGGTGTGTCACTGATAAATTCCCTGTGAGTATTAAAGCAACTAAAACTATTGAATAGAGAGAGATCATTCTTTCATATCTGTACATCTGTCACATTAAACAAAATCCTCTCTTTGTTGGTGTTTATCAGGCCACCAGAGGTTGGTTCATGGTGACGGGAGGCACCGCCACAGCAGTTGGCTTCTTTTTGCTCGGTCCCATCCCCATTCTTCACATCCCAAAGTGAGCATAAGTTGAGGGTAGCAAGTAACTAAGACTCTCTACTTTGAGGGAATAGTTTACCATTACAAAATactcttatttctttcctttgaTTCCACCCTGTTTAACGTggagctacagccagcagcccattagcttagcttagcatagagactggaaacaggaaacaactaGCCTGGCTTTATATCCgaaggtaacaaaatctgcctGTCAGTGCCTCTAAAACTCTGTATAacaactgaaatgtaaaaatgacaagaTTGTGAGGTTTATTAAGGTGTTATGTTTGGGGCTATTTCTTGGCCGGGTGCAGTGACTTGTTGCCAACCAGCTTTATGTTGCGTTGACATACTAGTTTGTCAGACAGTAATTACAAGCAACCAAGTAAGACTTCCACTTCCACCATTGGCAATATTCAATAGGTCAGTTGTTGTCTCACtgtttacaaaaacaacatatttcctAATGGTATTAActtgtattggtgtgtgtgtgtgtgtgtgtctttttttacatGTGTAGTCAGCTGTGGTTGCTGGTCCTCATGCTTGGTGTAATTGGGTTTTCTCTGGGCATGACAGCAATCCCCACGTTTCCTGAGATCATCACATGTGCATAGTGAGTGGCTTCACATGTTGGGTTACCATATAGTCATGAcatgcagtttttaaaaaaaaaatgtaacctagGCGCCACACATACTCTACATTCTTCTCGTTTGTTCTTTGTAGTGACCATGGATTTGAAGAGGGATTAAGCACTCTTGGGATGGTGTCTGGGCTATTTGGGGCAGTTTGGTCCTTGGGGTAAGTCGTACTGGCTTTGACCGACTTTCAAACACTGTACAATGGAAgcagtatacagtatagtaaTCTAATAGAGCACATGTGTGAAATGTTACCAAAAATGATCTGGCTAGTTGGTACTGATTTCCTGCCTTTTGATCTTTAATGTTGGGATTTTGTTTCTTAAGTGAaaattttttgttgttttttttttgtttttgaaggaTGTTTTATGGCCCAGTTGTGGGTGGCCTTATAACACAACATATGGGCTTTCAGTGGGCAGCTACCATTCAGGCAGGCATGGCGCTTTTGGCTGTAAGTATCAGTTGTTAAAGTGGTCCATGTAAGGAAAAGGACACATGAAGCGTACTCACTTGTGCAGCATATCAGCTTCTTATTATCTTCTTGTGATTCCATTTCATAGTTAATGACCATATCATCATGAATACTCATGCACTGAACTGTATGTTAGACACAGAAGGCTGATTTTCAGGCCTGTATAAAGTGTCCAGTGTGGCAGAGACAGCATGATACAGTGAATGTTGTCACTTTATTTGCGTGTCATTCATAGATTCATAGAGAAAGAAGCGTATAATTCATGTTTCTTGGCATTTCCACACTCAATGACCCGCTCTCCTGTCATGCTCTCCTCAGGCTTTTTGCTTGGCTGTGTATTATCTTTGTCAACGACCACAGCCACAAAGGTAATTCATCTTAAATTACAATAATCAGATTTTTGCTGTATATTGAGATgtcttatatactgtataagtaGTTGAAGGATATTTAGACTTTTATATATACTGTGTAGCTCATGGAAGGATATTTATGCAGTTTCCAAGAATATGGCGAGTTtaacactttgttttttgtccAAATTCAAGTGTTCGAGAAGATCGGAATAGAGAAACTGATGAAAGAACCCCGctcctgaatgaatgaaaccCTTAGCCATACGAAGAAAGGACGCCATACTGAACTTAAACTCAGCTACCTGCATGGTGCATTAGATTACACaaatagatttttattattatattattattgattgCTTTGTAACCCTtctaaattatatatattatatacatatgcatatatattatgtatggCAGGGATTGTAATGATTTTTACATGAGACATTTTGTTGCTAACTTTCATGTAATAgtattgtaaatgttttaaataagtgtcagctgtttttttagTAGTCACTGCTACATCGCCTTAAAACACAGCCATATAACTCTAACTTGACTTTCACTATAATTACATTCacattataatatttaaatcagATTATCGTTACATACTACGCAGTATATTACAAGGTACGTTTTTTTATCTGTGGGTGAAtgtagtcagtcagtcactggAAATCACAGGAAATATGCCTTTTCTTCTTAAGTGCAGCTGCATTAATGTTAATGCTTTTATACATCACATGAACTTCACCATGAAACGACAAATGCTGACCACATTAGTAACATGAAGGAAGCAACcgttttatattgtttttagaGTGATGCATTAAACAGGCGATAATAAATGTTACCTTATATGTGGGATAATTTAATATAATGGGGAGAatcatgtcacttttttttgcagctagggatgactgaaatgtttaaagACAAGAAATCTTAACTTTTGTACTGATTTGaataaaaattataaatatgtaaaatcatTGAAATGCATGTTTGTTTACTCCATTCATACCATCTGTATGCAAAGCTGACATCATGTACTGCAGTGTGGTTATATTTCCAAGTCATCTACTGAAACATTAAAGTACAACTAATTCCAAGCCTGTCACAGAAAAGTTGTATTAATAGCCACCTTATATGTGAGAACATTTTGAAAGTTAGATATAAAATCATGAATAATGCAGCATTAACATTAATTTATAGGTCACTTGCCACTTGACTGTATCAAATACTAATACTCTAATATAAGTGTGAAATAGATCTGCAGCAATCAGAATATTTTGGGACCTGATTTGCATCATTTCACATGCTCTCCATAttttcccacacacacaatcaaaataTAACTTAAATATCAACTATGATGCTTGATATTgtgattttaaaacttttacGTGTTGCAATGTATGAGGTGAACAAATTAGTTAGTGAATAATCGGcatttttattgtgaagaaatAGAATATACAAACTCTGTTAATATCTTACAGAATATCTTAAGAAAACAGAACTACGATATTACAGACATTTTGTTTCCTACTGTATAtctttggttaaaaaaaattacataattgttgatttacattaataaataaaaaaaagtacaacataaaaaaacacaattcttgAATTGACAATTcttgaagacattttttatatacaaaattttacatttcattaataAATCTGTATTAAGTACAATACAGAATATGAAAATACTAGCAAAATACAACACACCTGGAAGGTCATTGTCAGGTGTTGtcattacaaaaatgtgttttatatgacaAAAAGAGTAGAAGTGTAAAACACTCAAGTGGAAAACAATCATGTGTCCATTAGTTCATGTGTCAGGCTCAAAGGCACCATTAGTCCGGCCAGTCGGTCTCTTTGGGAGAGGTCTCTCTTTTGATCTGACTCTCCTCCTGCTGCCGGCCGACCCTGAAGCGTCTGGATCTGAAAATATGCCCTGAGAGGATGTTGTGGAGAGTCCTGGTTTTTTcaccttctttttccttctagTTCTGTAGGGAAACCATATTTTGAAATCAGCATTTTTTTCCTAAGACATTATATAAGTTTTAAACATGTCTATTGTAACTCTGTGTcgtcttttttctctttaagaAGAGCAAAAGTCAAACCCTAATGGTTTTCAGTAAGTTAAccctgtgtgtgaaagagaacgCACCAAAGTGAGATACTTACTTGGCATCAGTCAACTCAGGGTCGGTGTCAGAAAGCGTTGGTTCAGAAAGAAACTTAAGGTCCCCAGAAGAACTAATTGCAGCAGAGACCTTGAAAaggtgaggaaggagaaaaaaagatattgcaactagaagaagacaggaaaagacACCACACCATCCGATAGCCCATAAACCATCATGTATTAGTTGTTCATTTAAGTGATACTCCCAAAACTCACTCATAATTTCACCAAAATATGGCAAAGTAGAGAATTTCCAGCAGCATGAACAAGCTGTATTTGTCACAATAATGGCTTACTGGAACAAACTGAGCATGGACACGTTTCTATGGACGACACTGTTTTTCTTGGACAAAAACATGTCAGCACTGAAATCCCATTGCAGCCGAGGCAATCACCAGGATGCACATCCAAAACCAATCTTTGCAGGTGTTACGTAACAGCACACATTTTGACATAAGATGACTGCAGGAAGTCCATTCCCCTTGTTTTGGTCAAAACAGTGTCAATTTCCATGTTGGATtaaaaagaagagggaaaacagcagtgtgactgtatttttttttgtcctttaatGCCGTTAAAGCATTTTCCAGGCCTGCAGAGTGTGTTCGATGGTGATATATGGACATGGATTTTGGCTGAAGTATCACTTTAACAAACAGAAACGGAAACACCGTAAACAAGACACAGAACACATGCATCTGGAGTACAATCATGTATATCCCTGTTTCCGCCTCACCAGTTTAAACAGCCCTTCCCCTTTCAGCCCATAGTCATTATTACTGATGAAAAAAGATTCATATTTAAGACAGATGGGATTGAATCTTTCTGTCTCCTCACCCTGGTTGGTGTTGACCTCTCAAACGTCCCTTCAGACAAGACTGTGTGTGCATCTACGGACTGAGTCACCTCTTCACTGACATTCCCTGTAACGATAAAAACAACTTAGCATCTTGCATCACATTTGAAGGCTTTATAACACATTATCCACAAGGTGTCTGTCACAAGAAAACACAATCCTCTCACTCTGATCTGCCACATAAGATGCAAGAAAATATCCCTGCTGCCCATTGGCCAGGCGTCCAAACCACCAGTTGTCGTTGTCTTTGTACAGCACGTGGATGACATCACCGCGGCATATGGTAAGCTCATCAGAACGATTAGCTCTGTAGTCGTAGAGCGAGACAACCTACAGGGGCAACACAAATTGTGGAGAGA
This is a stretch of genomic DNA from Scomber japonicus isolate fScoJap1 chromosome 16, fScoJap1.pri, whole genome shotgun sequence. It encodes these proteins:
- the slc18b1 gene encoding MFS-type transporter SLC18B1; its protein translation is MDPHVDPQQTDDSTPAETTDPPRRRMTRQQTLTLISMASVNFSSMICYSILGPFFPNEALKKGASQTVIGLIFGCYAVCNLIGSLVFGKYIVQIGAKFMLVTGLFVSSGCTILFGLLDRVPAGSAFISLCFVIRSIDALGFAAAMTSSFSMTAKIFPNNVATVLGSLEIFTGLGLIMGPPVGGWFYQSFGYEVPFMLLGCFLLFMVPFNIYVLPSIEADPSKDSFFWLLTRVKIVLICYVIFTLSAGLGFLDATLSLYAIETFGLSTGYVGLIMLGLSLPYCLASPLIGCVTDKFPATRGWFMVTGGTATAVGFFLLGPIPILHIPNQLWLLVLMLGVIGFSLGMTAIPTFPEIITCAYDHGFEEGLSTLGMVSGLFGAVWSLGMFYGPVVGGLITQHMGFQWAATIQAGMALLAAFCLAVYYLCQRPQPQSVREDRNRETDERTPLLNE